In the genome of Raphanus sativus cultivar WK10039 chromosome 4, ASM80110v3, whole genome shotgun sequence, one region contains:
- the LOC130511907 gene encoding uncharacterized protein LOC130511907 isoform X3, with protein MLQSCGKGRLQCRDFSSVGEKVVVTKRGSKVVGYAYKGAFCGIGYVIGGLTTNSVSAQVQGVEERLLEVSKSCDETEAALEARMKNWKTKNI; from the exons ATGTTGCAGTCTTGTGGCAAGGGGAGGCTGCAGTGTCGTGATTTTTCATCCGTCGGTGAGAAAG TTGTTGTGACTAAGCGCGGCTCGAAAGTTGTTGGATACGCCTATAAAGGGGCGTTTTGTGGTATTGGATACGTGATTG GTGGCTTAACAACAAACTCTGTCTCGGCGCAAGTTCAGGGAGTTGAGGAG AGACTGCTGGAAGTATCGAAAAGCTGTGATGAAACCGAAGCAGCGTTGGAGGCACGAATGAAGAACTGGAAGACGAAGAATATCTAA
- the LOC130511906 gene encoding lysine histidine transporter-like 7, which yields MSKKASAILFDLESQERGGSPSFISQTLSKDPRPTSDGDGGRIPLEEWLPITESRKGNVYTATFHIFCSGLGLQVLLLPAALASLGWVWGVIILTVGFAWKLYTVWLLVHLHEAVHGIRFSRYLRLAIASFGVKLGKLLGIFPVMYLSGGACSILVITGGKTIKQLLHIIYEDDEVPLTTLQCFVIFSCLAVVMCQFPNLNSLFGISLIGGVMAIAYSTAIWSLPLASISQRDQNNVSYATKDTSFDTIFNAIGLIAISFRGNNLILEIQGTLPSDSKNPSRKTMWKAVVISHVFIAVCMFLVAIVVYWAYGDKVRRNSTLIYFILLLSMCLNSNINSYIFNTPEV from the exons ATGTCAAAAAAAGCATCGGCCATATTGTTTGATTTAGAATCACAGGAACGTGGTGGTTCTCCTTCATTTATATCACAAACACTCTCCAAGGATCCACGGCCAACCTCCGACGGAGACGGTGGGCGGATTCCGTTAGAAGAGTGGCTGCCGATCACAGAATCAAGAAAAGGGAATGTTTATACGGCGACGTTTCATATTTTCTGCTCGGGACTTGGTCTCCAAGTGCTTCTTCTTCCTGCAGCTTTAGCATCACTAGGATG GGTATGGGGAGTGATAATTTTAACGGTGGGGTTTGCATGGAAGCTTTACACCGTTTGGCTTCTTGTTCATCTCCACGAAGCTGTACACGGAATACGTTTCAGCAGATACTTGAGACTCGCAATTGCTTCATTCG GTGTGAAGCTTGGGAAACTTCTTGGAATATTCCCTGTGATGTATCTCTCAGGAGGAGCTTGTTCGATTCTGGTTATAACCGGTGGGAAAACAATAAAACAACTTCTACACATTATATACGAAGATGACGAAGTACCACTTACTACCTTGCAATGCTTCGTGATCTTCAGCTGCCTCGCAGTGGTCATGTGTCAGTTTCCAAATCTAAATTCTCTTTTTGGGATCTCGTTGATCGGTGGTGTTATGGCCATAGCATACTCCACCGCAATCTGGAGTTTACCGCTAGCTAGTATTTCGCAAAGAGATCAAAACAATGTCTCTTACGCTACAAAGGATACAAGTTTCGATACCATTTTCAACGCCATTGGATTGATAGCTATTTCATTTCGCGGGAACAACCTCATCCTCGAGATACAG GGTACTCTTCCTTCCGATTCAAAGAATCCCTCAAGGAAGACAATGTGGAAAGCTGTGGTGATCTCTCATGTGTTCATCGCCGTTTGTATGTTTCTAGTAGCCATTGTTGTATATTGGGCATATGGTGACAAGGTACGTAGAAATTCAACACTAATATACTTTATATTATTGCTCTCTATGTGTTTGAACTCTAAtattaattcttatatattcaACACTCCGGAGGTTTAA
- the LOC130511907 gene encoding uncharacterized protein LOC130511907 isoform X2 — MDPRQKKKIWVQRKTPNLEKKQNKQTLDYNAGQKKKKKKMMRFLGSTLAKSCGKGRLQCRDFSSVGEKVVTKRGSKVVGYAYKGAFCGIGYVIGGLTTNSVSAQVQGVEERLLEVSKSCDETEAALEARMKNWKTKNI; from the exons ATGGATcctagacaaaaaaaaaagatttgggtccAGAGAAAGACCCCCAATCTCgaaaagaaacagaacaaaCAAACCCTAGATTATAACGCcggacagaagaagaagaagaagaagatgatgaggttCCTGGGAAGCACGTTGGCTAAG TCTTGTGGCAAGGGGAGGCTGCAGTGTCGTGATTTTTCATCCGTCGGTGAGAAAG TTGTGACTAAGCGCGGCTCGAAAGTTGTTGGATACGCCTATAAAGGGGCGTTTTGTGGTATTGGATACGTGATTG GTGGCTTAACAACAAACTCTGTCTCGGCGCAAGTTCAGGGAGTTGAGGAG AGACTGCTGGAAGTATCGAAAAGCTGTGATGAAACCGAAGCAGCGTTGGAGGCACGAATGAAGAACTGGAAGACGAAGAATATCTAA
- the LOC108852253 gene encoding uncharacterized protein LOC108852253 — protein sequence MSLFASFFGCFVPKSGSKISSIDGSTSNSKVMSLEKPKRKSDSSRAPIIVSYFPVGSNLSRL from the coding sequence ATGTCTCTCTTCGCGTCCTTCTTTGGCTGCTTCGTTCCAAAATCCGGCTCAAAGATTAGCTCAATCGATGGTAGTACTAGTAACTCAAAAGTCATGTCTCTGgagaaaccaaaaagaaaatctgATTCTTCAAGAGCTCCGATTATAGTGTCTTATTTCCCAGTAGGTTCGAATCTTTCCCGTTTGTAA
- the LOC130512028 gene encoding probable serine/threonine-protein kinase CST, which yields MGHCISSLFSSSPSKTGLHHSSHASTNNHSNGTEFSSSTTTTPATTNSSAGLRSQFSEAISESSGGIVTDSGQLLESPHLRVYTFLELSTATKNFRPDSMLGQGGFGKVYRGWIDAKSLAPSKAGSGMIVAVKRLNSESVQGYSEWRSEINFLGTLSHPNLVKLLGYCREDKELLLVYEFMPKGSLENHLFRRGEPFPWDLRIKIVIGAARGLAFLHGLPREVIYRDFKTSNILLDYNYEAKLSDFGLAKLGPAQEKSHVTTRIMGTYGYAAPEYMATGHLYVKSDVYAFGVVLLEIMTGLRAHNTKRPNGQESLVDWLRPDLLNKHGVKQIMDKGIKGQYSSKAAAEMARITLSCTELDPKNRPDMKEVVDVLENIQRINVVPDRSSTKPAVASSSRSSPLHYQYGYRAGAAGAERRRPSRPSPGRVGAQKEMVA from the exons ATGGGCCATTGCATTTCAtcactcttctcttcctctccttcCAAAACTGGTCTCCACCATAGTAGTCATG CCTCAACGAACAACCACAGTAACGGAACAGAGTTCTCGTCATCAACAACCACCACCCCCGCGACGACAAACAGCAGCGCCGGACTACGGAGCCAATTCTCCGAGGCGATAAGCGAGAGTTCCGGTGGGATTGTGACTGATTCCGGTCAACTACTGGAATCGCCACATCTCAGAGTCTACACCTTTCTTGAACTATCGACGGCGACCAAGAATTTCAGACCGGACTCTATGTTGGGTCAAGGAGGTTTTGGGAAAGTTTACAGAGGTTGGATCGATGCCAAGAGTCTTGCTCCTTCTAAAGCAGGCTCCGGTATGATCGTGGCCGTTAAAAGATTGAACTCCGAGAGTGTCCAAGGATATTCAGAGTGGCGA TCAGAGATTAACTTCTTGGGGACGCTTTCACATCCAAATCTGGTGAAGTTATTAGGATACTGCCGGGAAGACAAGGAGCTTCTCCTTGTCTACGAGTTCATGCCTAAAGGAAGCCTTGAGAACCACCTTTTCAGAC GAGGCGAGCCTTTTCCTTGGGACCTAAGGATCAAGATTGTGATCGGTGCAGCTCGTGGTCTTGCGTTTCTACATGGCTTACCAAGAGAAGTCATATATAGAGACTTCAAAACCTCCAATATACTTCTCGATTAC AATTATGAAGCAAAGCTTTCAGATTTCGGTTTAGCAAAGTTAGGACCAGCACAAGAGAAGTCACACGTTACGACTAGGATCATGGGCACGTATGGTTACGCTGCTCCTGAATATATGGCAACAG GACATTTATACGTCAAAAGTGACGTCTATGCCTTCGGTGTAGTACTATTAGAAATAATGACCGGACTAAGAGCACACAACACAAAACGGCCCAACGGACAAGAGAGTCTAGTCGACTGGTTAAGACCAGATCTCTTAAACAAACATGGAGTGAAACAGATAATGGACAAAGGAATCAAAGGTCAATACTCATCCAAAGCCGCAGCAGAAATGGCACGCATCACACTCTCTTGCACCGAGCTAGACCCAAAAAACCGACCAGACATGAAGGAAGTAGTCGACGTACTCGAAAACATCCAACGCATCAACGTTGTTCCAGACCGTTCTTCCACCAAACCTGCTGTTGCTAGTTCTTCTCGTTCCTCGCCACTTCACTATCAGTATGGATATCGAGCTGGCGCGGCGGGGGCTGAACGGAGGAGGCCGTCAAGACCGTCGCCTGGAAGGGTTGGAGCACAGAAAGAAATGGTTGCTTGA
- the LOC130511907 gene encoding uncharacterized protein LOC130511907 isoform X1 — protein sequence MDPRQKKKIWVQRKTPNLEKKQNKQTLDYNAGQKKKKKKMMRFLGSTLAKSCGKGRLQCRDFSSVGEKVVVTKRGSKVVGYAYKGAFCGIGYVIGGLTTNSVSAQVQGVEERLLEVSKSCDETEAALEARMKNWKTKNI from the exons ATGGATcctagacaaaaaaaaaagatttgggtccAGAGAAAGACCCCCAATCTCgaaaagaaacagaacaaaCAAACCCTAGATTATAACGCcggacagaagaagaagaagaagaagatgatgaggttCCTGGGAAGCACGTTGGCTAAG TCTTGTGGCAAGGGGAGGCTGCAGTGTCGTGATTTTTCATCCGTCGGTGAGAAAG TTGTTGTGACTAAGCGCGGCTCGAAAGTTGTTGGATACGCCTATAAAGGGGCGTTTTGTGGTATTGGATACGTGATTG GTGGCTTAACAACAAACTCTGTCTCGGCGCAAGTTCAGGGAGTTGAGGAG AGACTGCTGGAAGTATCGAAAAGCTGTGATGAAACCGAAGCAGCGTTGGAGGCACGAATGAAGAACTGGAAGACGAAGAATATCTAA